A region from the Triticum aestivum cultivar Chinese Spring chromosome 3D, IWGSC CS RefSeq v2.1, whole genome shotgun sequence genome encodes:
- the LOC123074375 gene encoding expansin-A24, translated as MAPAPARAIAVVLLTFVCCGCAMAADKAPIKWLRAHATFYGGADASDTMGGACGYGNLYLAGYGTRTAALSTVLFNDGAACGQCYKIACDRKLADPMWCKPGVSVTVTATNFCPPNNALPSDNGGWCNPPRPHFDMAQPAWEKIGVYKGGIIPVMYQRVPCMKKGGVRFKIDGHDYFNLVTVMNVAAAGSIKSMDVKSSDSNDWMPMSHNWGANWHSLANLTGKMLSFRLTDTDGQTVVFNNIVPGGWKFGQTFASKQQFK; from the exons TGGTGCTCCTCACGTTCGTCTGCTGTGGGTGTGCCATGGCCGCGGACAAAGCACCCATCAAATGGCTGAGGGCGCACGCGACCTTCTACGGCGGCGCCGATGCCTCTGACACTATGGGTGGAGCATGCGGGTACGGTAATCTGTACTTGGCGGGGTACGGTACGCGGACGGCGGCACTGAGCACGGTGCTGTTCAACGACGGTGCGGCATGTGGACAGTGCTACAAGATTGCATGCGATCGCAAGCTGGCAGATCCGATGTGGTGCAAACCAGGCGTCTCGGTGACGGTGACGGCCACGAACTTCTGCCCGCCTAACAACGCGCTCCCGAGTGACAATGGCGGCTGGTGCAACCCACCGAGGCCACACTTTGACATGGCGCAACCGGCATGGGAGAAGATCGGCGTTTACAAGGGCGGCATCATCCCTGTCATGTACCAGAG GGTCCCGTGCATGAAGAAGGGTGGGGTGCGGTTCAAGATCGATGGTCACGATTACTTCAACCTAGTTACTGTGATGAACGTCGCAGCCGCCGGCTCGATCAAATCCATGGATGTCAAGAGCTCCGATTCAAACGATTGGATGCCAATGTCTCATAACTGGGGTGCCAACTGGCACTCTCTAGCAAATCTTACCGGAAAAATGCTCTCGTTTAGGTTGACTGACACGGATGGGCAAACAGTTGTGTTCAACAATATTGTGCCTGGTGGATGGAAGTTCGGGCAAACATTTGCAAGCAAACAACAGTTCAAGTGA